The following are from one region of the bacterium genome:
- a CDS encoding V-type ATP synthase subunit D, translating into MENVSPTRMNLLGRKAQVSLAKQGVDLLKKKRDALVTDFFVVVKNSLASREQLNQTSQQAVELLNMAVAFEGRQPLESSALPGRRDIRLNVSEKNVWGIKIPEVSADSVVRDQFTRGYSPTAATHRSLKTADSFEQMIDLLIVVAGSETRLKRLGSEIKKTTRRVNALEQVVIPRIYREMSYIKGVLEQREREDIFRLKMIKKKGEE; encoded by the coding sequence ATGGAAAACGTATCACCAACCAGAATGAACCTGCTGGGCCGCAAGGCCCAGGTGTCCCTGGCCAAACAGGGCGTGGACCTGCTTAAAAAGAAACGGGACGCCTTGGTCACCGACTTTTTTGTGGTGGTCAAGAACTCCCTGGCCTCCCGGGAACAGCTGAACCAGACCTCCCAGCAGGCGGTGGAATTGCTGAATATGGCGGTGGCCTTTGAAGGCCGCCAGCCTTTGGAGTCCTCGGCCCTGCCGGGCCGCCGAGATATCCGGCTCAACGTCTCGGAAAAGAACGTCTGGGGCATCAAGATCCCGGAGGTCTCGGCCGACAGCGTGGTGCGCGACCAGTTCACCCGGGGATACAGCCCCACCGCGGCCACCCACCGTTCGCTGAAGACGGCGGATTCCTTTGAACAGATGATCGACCTGTTGATAGTGGTGGCCGGCAGCGAGACCCGGCTAAAGCGCCTGGGTTCCGAGATCAAGAAAACCACCCGCCGGGTCAACGCCCTGGAGCAGGTGGTGATCCCCAGGATATACCGGGAGATGAGCTACATCAAGGGCGTGCTGGAGCAGAGGGAGCGGGAGGACATCTTTAGGCTTAAGATGATCAAGAAGAAAGGCGAAGAGTGA